Proteins encoded within one genomic window of Kibdelosporangium phytohabitans:
- a CDS encoding M14 family zinc carboxypeptidase, with amino-acid sequence MSAIVLGGALAVPAVVAPTDSAAAAEACSETPRENPISEFTDYQEMLSELARIERVSSGKVQVTQAGRSNRGRLLQTARVGTGRKAILITSEIHGNEKTGTDAILRLLDFLGTSESRKAQSIRRELTIVAIPKMNPDGAELDRRGNDMTWQEVQARFPQLRGAPPAWNHITGQQQGDDYRTRPGFDVNRDYHPDLTYRPRPQDFPGTSAEPGWFITPESQTVRDVYLGLKQEFGKVDTYIDLHHQGACYTVPGTGRFVTLSLSGKFVADPGTPEGAQWARFRDVYDLKYNKQLNVAAYNALQGAANERPAFGNITLYPQDINLPGTGLGTFTLNGSGAVLFEVRGQTQTLGQRHREMLTRAVGIGLDGILSAVTSGQVRNLDPAVYDRIPLTDRGGAGADDDFLSGSAVPAVAGP; translated from the coding sequence GTGAGCGCGATCGTGTTGGGCGGCGCGCTCGCGGTTCCGGCTGTGGTCGCACCGACGGACTCGGCCGCCGCCGCCGAGGCGTGCAGCGAGACACCTCGCGAGAACCCGATCTCGGAGTTCACCGACTACCAGGAGATGCTCAGCGAGCTGGCGCGCATCGAACGCGTGAGCTCGGGCAAGGTGCAGGTCACGCAGGCAGGCAGATCCAACCGGGGCCGCCTGCTGCAGACCGCGCGGGTCGGCACCGGCCGCAAGGCCATCCTGATCACGAGCGAGATCCACGGCAACGAGAAGACCGGCACCGACGCGATCCTGCGGCTGCTGGACTTCCTCGGCACCTCCGAGTCGCGCAAGGCGCAGTCCATCCGGCGGGAACTCACCATCGTCGCCATCCCCAAGATGAACCCGGACGGCGCCGAGCTCGACCGGCGCGGCAACGACATGACCTGGCAGGAGGTGCAGGCGAGGTTCCCGCAGCTGCGGGGCGCGCCGCCGGCGTGGAACCACATCACGGGACAGCAACAGGGTGACGACTACCGCACCCGGCCGGGGTTCGACGTCAACCGCGACTACCACCCCGACTTGACCTACCGGCCGCGGCCGCAGGACTTCCCCGGCACCTCCGCCGAGCCGGGCTGGTTCATCACGCCGGAGTCGCAGACCGTCCGGGATGTCTACCTTGGACTCAAGCAGGAGTTCGGCAAGGTCGACACCTACATCGACCTGCACCACCAAGGTGCCTGCTACACCGTCCCCGGTACCGGCAGGTTCGTCACGCTGAGCCTGTCGGGCAAGTTCGTCGCCGACCCGGGCACGCCTGAAGGCGCGCAATGGGCGCGGTTCCGCGATGTGTACGACCTCAAGTACAACAAGCAGCTCAACGTGGCCGCGTACAACGCGCTGCAGGGTGCCGCCAACGAGCGACCGGCGTTCGGCAACATCACCCTCTACCCGCAGGACATCAACCTGCCGGGCACCGGGCTCGGCACGTTCACGTTGAACGGCAGCGGCGCGGTGCTGTTCGAGGTCCGCGGGCAGACCCAGACGCTGGGCCAGCGGCACCGGGAGATGCTGACCCGGGCCGTCGGCATCGGCCTCGACGGCATCCTGTCCGCGGTGACCAGCGGACAGGTGCGCAACCTCGATCCGGCTGTGTACGACCGCATCCCGTTGACCGACCGCGGCGGTGCCGGTGCGGACGACGACTTCCTTTCCGGTTCCGCTGTGCCCGCGGTCGCCGGGCCCTAG